The DNA region TCGGTGCGCATCTTCAAGTGTGTGCGCAGgtagtgctctctctctctctcttcgttctaTTGCCCCTgtcccctagtgtagggtagctaaCCTACATGACCACGCGCTTTTAAAACAATAACGATcacttgaatattttatatatacGTCTCATCGTTTTACTCAAGTTTTAACTAATTATGCAGAACTTCTGCAAATACTTTTTaatttcaaatatatatatatatatatatatatatatatatatatatatataacactatATCTGTTTGTCTGGAACGCAGTTCGACACGGTTATATATAGTTATTTGTATATAAAAAGTAAGTATCTCAATTATACTAAATGCCGTTTGACATATCTTGCGGCTTTACCCTGTGGGACCCCGTTCCATTTGTGCAAGTGGAAGAtaggtgcaaaaacaaaaaaagtcaaGTTATAGCTGTATAACCACACGTGGAACGAGAATATATAGGAGTGCGGAAATCAGCGGAGACCTCACCTCATATACTGAGACCAGTTCCTCAACAACTTCCACGGCCTCTGGAGGCTGCACAGAATTAAAGCAACGTAATCAACCGTAATGGTGTATCAAAGTGATTTAACCCGTCAAACAGATATCCCAGTCACAAAACTACCGTCAACGCGCCACTATGGTAGCGGTGGTCATAGGGGTGGCGATATCTGACGACGCTGTGACGGATCAGACTGGCGCTAAACAGGTAGGTGTCTACACTGCATGTCGCGCTTCGGTGCGAGcaagtgcgaaagaaaaaaacgggAATGACGTCGCCGTAAAACATTTATTTACGTAACACTTAAATAGAGAAGCAAACCACCGACACGCATATAAATTAAAGGCTGCGCTATACAAGAAAActttgttttcttgtatatttgaAAGTTTGTTTTCTTGTATAGTTGAAAGTTTTGAGAGACGCTTTTTGGTCCAGAACAtatatagttctttttttttctccttcatcTGATAGTGCATTACAGTTATTTACAGTTGTTTATATCATTTTAGTTCTCGTGTCAACCGCAATGTAGGCATGCCTCTTCGCGTAGTCGATTTCGTACGAATCTTTCCTGCCATAGAAAAATCTCGTGGTTGACAACACCTCTGTATTAGGTTTTGcgacttctctttcttttctattatTTCTATTGCATGTTATAGTCATTATTGACGTATCTGTAACTCTCATGCGGTCCTCTTTTGTTTGTTTATGGTGGCGCGCGCTCTTCAGAGAGACTGACATCACAACGCAAGTTTATAGCAAATGTTGCGATTCAAGCGTGCTAAAGTACCCAGGGGTTACTCGTCGACATTTTGTGCGCTCCCTTGTGCGGGCTGTCGATGGAATCGcggcggattaaaaaaaaaaaaagcttcagtcTAAAAGTGAAAGCTCaatatcaagagagagagagagagagagagagagagagaaaaggtgacaaatgaaaggcagggagcttaaccaggacTAAGCCCGGTTGGctgctctacactggggaaagaaaaaaggggaaggaaatattaagagaagaagagaagTCCACTGCGGTTTTCGCTGACGTGGTAACAGTTTTCTGCTTTACGAGGTGttttgcgtaagttgcttcaaactttaaaaatgtgcaaatgccacgttgctggaccgaaccaaggttgcgttgttgctgtcgcttggagatactgaaattattattttttccatACCGCCTAATTACACGATTAGTCTTagttaattaatcagcttctcgaTTATTAGAATTAGATTAAACGTGTGCAAGGGAAAATTGTAGAGAggcatgaaaaacttccgatacagctttctgtgacTCAGttcgtgctgcataaaagtgttcttcctgtagcgtgaaagaagcccgcgaatacgcgcagtattgccgcgcgactggccgctcgaaatATACCATAAATTTCTGAGTAGggattttgcaaaaaaaaaaaaattctaagcgTTGTAGCTCTTTTACTTAAACTATTAATTCGTATGACCAATTTGCGCGCCTGATATACACTAACAGGTGCAGTTGACAGAACTAGGATATCTGTTTTCGGGGCAGAGTTACCGACTTgcaaacttcgcgcttctatgtTCCTTAAACTTTCTGATTTCCGGCAATGTACAAAAAACCATGAGccactccactctgtgaaggtggatgatcagcgaagctgtgcagaacacgacacagaggtgccacataattttgaacaaagttaCGAACGCATTTGTTGTCTTCATCGATGGTCATCATGACGAAAGGCACGCACGAACGCACTCTTAATTTTATGCATTCTCGCTCATTCGTGTcatacattcgttatatacattcgttttttttttcctatcgcGATGTATTGAGACGAAGAATTCGAGACCGAAGtgaccgcaccgactggcagtgggccattgccgtcagcgccttcgcagagggaggaggcagtacgggaacgctggcatgatgagcggcatcggagccagctgggAAGACTGCAAccacgaacgcgcgagcagtggcgcgagccattgttgatgatgatagttttgtctCGCAATTGAATGTAAACAAGAGAAGAGAATCTGGCATGACGAGATGGCGGGGCAACGCCAGCTGCCGGAGTCagttagcttcacaaagagtcaGCGCCCCTACTTTGGTTTTCCTTCCtccaagtcccccccccccccccccccctgccaccCTAGCAGGCCCCGCCGACGAGCTGCGCGGTCTTGGTCCtgcgtcacttccggcgagcTGTTATGCCTGCATTCTCTTCAGTTTTGGCATCAAAAAAGTCTATACTCGCGAGATTTTCGTGACACACCCATTCGCATTTCATGTCAACCCGCCGGGGCGGTGCAGCTGCTTCGGTGTTGCGCCGCTGAGACCGAGtgcgcgggatctaatcccggccgtggcggccccGTTTCGATGGGAggcgaaataaaacaaaagaaacatccttgtaccgtgcattggacGCCGACTAAAGAACGCCAGCtggccaaattaatccggagtcccccactgcggcgtgcctcatagtcgtATCATCGTTCTGGCAAGTAAAATGCCAGCATTTAACTTAAATTTCGAATCTAAAATGTCGCACATGGGCTGTATGTATGCACAGTATTTGAAACTATGCGTTCTTACGCCGtccgaaatttcgttgcagttatGCGCACCACAAGCGGAAAATCGCTCCTAAGAGATTTAATATTGAAAGGATACACTCGCTTTGGGCGTGATTGTGTTCGCCGCACTTAATGCCCAGGAAGCAATGCGCTTGGCGGGCGTTTACTTGGAAGTTGCGGTGCTTATTCACAGGTGGAAGCGAGAGGCGAATGTTAAATGGCACTGGCTTGACTGACCCCACGTGTTTATTTTTCACCAGTTTGAGCGACTGCCGACTCTGATTACGCAACTGTTCCGATCGCGGGAATAGATTCGAGGAAATAATTTTTGCCCTCACGGATAAAACGTCTCTTGCGCAGGGAAATACAGTCCGAGCCGCTTTATattgaaatgaaagaaattggCACAGCCAGATTGAACAGAACGAACTGAACCGAAAATATGATTCGCCAAGTTTTATTTGCGGTCGCGTTCCACTTCTATAATGAAACGTATATATAGCAGGACTTGTCGGTATAGACAACATCGACGCatgttttgttgctttgtttgcttggaaattttgAAGCCCATTACAAAATAAGAACATAGTTTGCATGCCTTCTTCATAAATGAACTCTTACATTCATTTTTGTCATCAGGCGCACATAATAGGTGTTTTCGGAGATTGTGCCAACCATCGGCAGCACATGAACAGGTGGAAACCTCAAGCAGCACATAGTGCCTTTTGCGCGTGAATATTTGAATCTCCTTCATGGGAACGTAAGTCCTGACAGAGAATGTGCTAGGAGCACGTTTCTGTAAATGCATTCACCCGCACCGTTTGATCTGTATGTATTCAATACAACGTACAAAATTCTGACCTCACTGCGTCCTGTGTACATCGAGGTTTAAGCGTAACAAATATTGCGAAAACAGCAAATGCAATAACACAGAAATAGGCCTCAGTCTTACCGTGAAGTCCATGATAACTTCCCTGTAGCACTGCAATGCCTTTTTAAACttaaagaagagaaaaacaatgaaaaaaggaaaggaaaaggaaaggcaaAGAAATACTTGTGGTAACCATCACCAGCCCGGCTGACTATTAGGACAATGACATGGATATCGACAATGGTAACCACAGCAATGATAACGACAATTTAGAGAATTTTAGtacgtccggtattccggcaagcgcgggcggtttgtcGGATcagcggaggcgtaaacgtgagcggccagattagtggcgccagctggtggtgcaaagctcaaccacctaaacacagagccaattactatattcttcttagttGGGGTGTAAGTTTTTGACAGCGGCGTAGTTGTGAACCAATTACgtcgctgccgaaaatttgcaccagcagcgaagcagaataaagtaggttactgcaattttcgatctgtgtttgtctggtttaGCCCTAAAACACCAGGCGGCCACACCGTTccagccgctcacgtttacgctcccGATCATCCGATAATCCGCCAAAacgcccccgtttgccggaatagcagACACGCTAAACCTATCTAATGTAGCGACAGCATGTCCTGTAAGGGTTGAAGTGATAGGGCACAGCAGCATATCATTACCAACTGTCATGGTGTCGTCCTAACGCTAGCTTTGTAATTACACATTCACAACTGAGCAGCGTGAAATAGTTGCTTAGAATGAAAATAACTTTCACCCTCACCACCATCAATCATCGTCATCACAGTCGCCTTCTTTTATGTCAAATCTGCGATCCAGTGATGCCTAATTGCTCCTGTTTCGCCTCAGCTGATTCCACGTCATGCATCACTTCACGCCACCTTATATCTATCTGTCTCCCTCGACCGCGCTTCCCTTTGCAGCAGTTCTGTTTTTCTCAGATTGTCTCCTCTACGCATGACGTGGCCTACGCACTTCCATACTTATTTCCATTAATCGCCATTTATGTGAACAGTAGCTCTGCACCCAACTGTAGCTCGAATGTCACGCCGGCTTCATCACTCGACTTACACGGAAAGACAGTCTTTTCACTGTGTTTAAGTTTCGCGTCTTTTCTGTATCTCCAATCTTCGTCTGGAAGATGATCGCAGATTCCGAAAAGAAGCATAATTTAGTAATAGCCTTGATGCAACGTTACCCTTCGTAGTGCCTTTAATTTGCTATATAGTATACGGTTAACGTCATCGCTTGTAGGAACACGTGATATGCGTTACTCTGCGACACGCTTAACATCATTTCATTCAATTTTGCTCGCGGCTTTAAATTTGATGTTTTAGTGCGCAACGTCCTTAAAGGACACGAAAGATTAAACTAATTTGAGCTGTATTAGCTTATTTACTTTCATTTAGTACGTGGCTGTTCTAGGAAATGTTGCGACCTTTCTTTATTAATTGGATCCATTTTTCGAATTTCCCTACAAGATGCATCGTGCCGTGTGAGGTGCCACTAGTCGCGAACGTGTCGCGACAAGGACAACTTTACAAACGTGATTTTAACGTCGAACCCCGCAGAATGCTTACCGTCTCTGCTTCATCGCAAACTTTGTACATGTCTGCTACGGACAACGTGCTCTCTACGCACTCCAGTACAGCTCCCCCGAATGTCTGTCGGGGCTGGAAAGCAAGCGTAAATAATAAAAATTAACCTTCGCTCCATCcacgcatctatctatctatctatctatctatctatctatctatctatctatctatctatctatctatctatctatctatctatctatctatctatctatctatctatgtgaaAGCATAGATACACCTGGTGGCATTAGAGGCGCAAAGGAGCCTGCCTGAGAGCGAGATAGCGCCTGCGAAAAAGTTATCTGTTCGTCACGGTATCTCCTCAACCCAGCGCAGGGTAACAGACCGGACATGCGTCTGGTGAACTTCCCCGTCTTTCATTTCTTCgatttctctctctgtgtgtgagGAAGTTGGCGGTTATGCTGCGCGCTACTTCCTTACTCGGTCGTGCAATTTTTCGTCTTCCTGGCATGCCTTTCGGTTCGCCACACCCAATTCGCCGTGTCCGCGCGCACGGTAGCAAACCGCATGCATTACTGATGCTGTCAGGGCCTATCGAACTGCAGTTGTGAAGACGCCGCTCTCGCACTCAAAGACCACTATCGTGTAGGTGCGCCAGCCAATTACGTTCACTCATTTCCTTTACGTCACGGTCAAGCGAGCTTCTTTCAATATCGATTGCCTGTTGAAAACCGCTCGCGTTTTGGAGGTCGGAGGAAAACAAGGCACTTGCAGTTCAGATTGGTAACGTAACTTGTACTGAATTATTAGGTCGTCACCGCGGCTgacatttcttttgctttgtcTTCGCGTTCACTTACCCTTAGTTTCTAGCCAATGGACACGTCCACTTACCAATAATGGCCTGTACTTCCCTTTATTCTTTTTGAACGTCTCGCTTCTCGCCACTACCTCGTCACACGTTGCGGATCGGTCGACCACTGCGGCAAAatgagagggggaggggggggggtaggcggAATGAAGAGAGCTGTCGGAAATTGCGCGGGTTGTTTTCCGAGCGCTTGGCTAGACGTAACGAATTTCTCCTGCAGAGGTTGTAAACCAACTTACCCTTCTTGCACATTTCCTTAAGTTCTTGCTCATTTGACCACGGATACGGTAGCGAAATCCCAGGGCCAGATGATACGATGCAGAGTAATACGGCGTGCAGGACAATCTTCGTCGCCATGACGGTCTCGGCTCCCTTCTGCGTTCCAAGGCGACTCTCTCGCGTTGTTACGTGCGTCGCACTTACTCTTATCCTTTTCGttcctttttatttatatttgtaaCGTTTTGCTTAAGCTAACGGTATTCTATTAGGGAATAAGCGCGAAACTTAGCTCTGTTGCCCTGCTATCGCACGCACGATGAAGAACAGCTCAGAAGGGCCACGTGTGGAACCACGGACACTGGAATGTCTAGTCACGGATCCACAGTTGCGCTTATCTTGCAGCACCAATTAAGTGCCCTTATACTGAGAGAAAGACTATCTGTAGCCCTGGCGCACACACTTAGAATGACGCAGTACGTTTCGCCTCGCTGTCGATGAGCTGCGGCAAATCCTTCTCAGTCGACGAACTTCTCACGGTGACCGGATGTACGGACGCGCTCGGAAAACGGTGACCGCGAAATGCGCCGCGCTCATTTCAGAATGCTGCGTTCATGCAAGGGAGGAAACACATTTGCTTGACCGTACCCAAGAAGATATGCGATGACTTCAGCGGACCCTTCGCGACTGGGGCAACCGAAAAGAGAGATTGCAACGAGAGTCAATTTTACTTCTCAAGTTTTCTTGCGAGATCACAGCACGTGTTGCTACACAAAGAAAAAcaactcttttttctttttctctctctcgctgtcgGCACTCTGAGAAGGGTACAGATGCGGCTGGTCACGGATTTCCTTTTACTAAATATTCTACGAAACGCCCGTACGAAACAGTTGTTCTAGCGGCGCCGCAGACGCACCAAGTTAATAAAATTAGCTATATTTGGCACGAACTGGGCCTCTCACAAGCCGCAAAGTATATGTTTCACGGCATCTACGAGCGCGCTTAATACGAACATGCGTACCAGGCGCTTCTTGCGACTGCTGGCCGGGAACGAAGGCCGCTATAGCGACTTGCAAATTTCCTAGAAACAGGCGCTATAGCAGGAACACACAGGCATTCACTTAATATAAGGCGTGCACGTAGTACTTGCTTCCGACAAGACGAATAAGCCAGCCCTCGTTCTTTTTGTCGTGATGCGAGATCCCCAATATAGGCGCACACCGAGTCAATATTCATCCATGTAATGACATCGTTGGTTTTTTAGCTTGTCAAAGACGTGTTAACGTGGCTGCATTCACCAAGTTTGTAATCATCCGGAATATGTTATGTTGCGTTCACCAGGTTCATTCCGACTTTTAACGGTGACTTACTCAAGGCTCCGTAAACGTACGTACGAAACTGCAGCATGCTTCGAAACTGGCTGCGGAAGTGATTGGGCATCCTACTGCTATACATATATGAGATTACACCCGACAAGAGTTCTCATAAAATCAATCCTTATCGCGTTTCAATTTCTACTGATGCTAACACACATGTGAGCAAGATAATCGTCCTAGAGACAGGGAATTTGTTTGtgtatgcactcaatatatgcaTGCGTTTGTACTATGTAGGCGattttttcttgagcgcatgacaCGGaacacgtccgtccgtccgtccgccccttccgaaaaatgaatgaatgaatgaatgaatgaatgaatgaatgaatgaatgaatgaatgaatgaaactgcTTGCTGTCCGCTTCCTTATTGTAATTGTATTTCTAAGCAAACTAAGAACGAAAAAGTCTCGATTCCTGTTGTTGAGGATACTTTATTGTCTCTTTCCGTCCGCGCTGAGATGATCATCGCTTCTCTTTATGTAACCCGTCGCTGAATAGAGCGACACTTTCTTGTTCTGCTCGAACAGTGATTGCAtgcattcctgaaaaaaaaatgaaggtggccTAAGCGGTGACTCTTATTAGCCTATGCAGCTAGCACTGGTAAAGATTCAGGAAAGTTCACATGGAGGCACAACTTTTCACATACATATTGTGAGCTTCGCCTACAGTAACGGCATACAGGCTTTTTAAGTGTTTGCCGTGTGTCTTTGTCTTCGAGTCGTTAGCATCGATGGCTTGATGCGCCTGCTTGCAACCTTTCGTTGACAATTTTTTTCAGCTAGAAGTACGCCTGAGGCAACTGTGGCGTCCTGGTAGTGGCATTCTATCCATAATATTTGTTGTGCTTGCCTACTGGTATACCTAACAGATGAGGACATAATAGCGAAGCGAGGGAGCTTGCGATGGTACGCAAGTGATCACATGGCCACGTGACATTGGGCGTCAGTACATTTCCATATCTTACTTAAGAAAACTGAAGCAGAAAATTTTTAATTAAAATAAATTGAAAGCTTTAAGAGTACGAATTCAGAACGTTGTCGGCATATTTGGTCACCTTTAATTTAAGTCTTggagttctttctttttatgttcccttgttttcttatctttcttgCGCCTTATACCCCatcccccagtgcagagtagccaaccggacttttaatctggttaacctctctgccttgcacctcttgttttccttccccTCCTTGTATGGGGGTGCGTGGGATTCACTTGGTGTAATAAAATTGCTTGCTATGTATTTTTTGTCGGCTCTACTTTAACCATGCAATAGGGAGTTACCGACGCAGCATGGGACGTGTTTCAGCATTTAATTTTATCGACAGCATTTgtttaaagaaagaaattgtcgggttttacgtgtcaatgtcatgatatgattgtgaggcgcacgccgtagtggggtactacGGATTGATTTTGAtcgcctggcgttctttaacgcgcacccaatgcaaggCAGAGGgggttttccatttcgcccccaacgaaatgcggccgccgtggccgggggttcgatcccgcgacctcgcgcttagtaGCGCCAAAGCCACTGCTCCACCCTGGCGAGTGACTGCATTTGCCTTCGTTTTAGAGCGATGGCTATTTTTGCCCCGTTATTTCGTCTCAAAGTAATCCAGATACCTCTTGTGTAGCGTGGTGTGTGAAGTGGTTGAGATCAGTTATTTAGAAAAGGGGAGTTATTTTAAGTGCTGAAGCTTACCCAGTATTTGTTGTATAATGCTCGAACGCGTGCTTTAAACCTTGGTGGCTGCAAACACAATCACATGGGACAGTTAGGTTAGCCAGGCACCAGAGAGGGCTACAGCGTAAGGCGAAATCAGCTCAGACTAATTGAGTCAACTTTTGAAAACACTATCTGCATTTCTTCGGGGCTAATTAGAAAGCGGGAAAAACTCATTACCGACTTCTTTCTGGAACTGAAGTCCCCACAACAATAACAATGACATCAGATATCTCGCGCTATGTTAGAGTGCGTGAGTCGTTCCTGTTAACGGTCAGTTCGCTTAGGACGCTGCCTTGTTAAGCTTTGTACCGAATGTAATATTTTTGGTTCATAAACTGCGAACCTGCCTTATGCAAGCGCCGTGCGGTTGCATGATGGCACAGAAAGGTGATGCGAAAAGTTCGATGTGACGTCGCCACTGGTATTTTGATTTTGCGttgcctctttctctctctctctctctttctccttcaaACACGCGGAATTCATGCTGCAACTTTCAAGCAAGGCCGAATTAGCGAAAATTGCACGAAATCAATGACTTACCCCGATGGACGCCGCTACTTTCCTGATGCATATTACGGCCTTTCTTGACTGCATATTTTGAGAAAGGCAATATATGGCATAGTTAAGTTAGGACCAGAATTAGAGGACTCTCACTAATGAATGCTACAGTTGTACCTGTCCTGCACTCAGATTGTTTCTGACGTAGCGACGGTTGACAGATCTGTTGATTTCTCTATTCTGGAATTTTTGTAAAAATGAAACTACAATGGTTGCTGACAGATATGCCGCCAGCCGGCAATAGCTATCAATGAATTGCGTGGAGGGAAGCTCATGAAACATTTTCCAACGCGTGTAACACAGCGATCATAGAGTTTCTGAAAATGTCATTTAGGGCAAAGCCGGCGCTGCGACGCCgttgtatgcatgggaatgccgggaAATGGTTGTTTCGGATTATCTTTCTCGGAAACCCTGGACAGCTTGAAATCGTGCCTGTCTAGCAGCATTCCGTCTTTCACTTTAACTCATTTTCTACGAAAACGTCACCTCAAAAGCAGTCCTAACTTTAATATCCCACAGGAAAGCGTTTCATTGAATTTTGAGGACTTGTGCTTGGATCTACAATTATATGAAGCGGAAAAAATGTTGGCAGGCCGATAAAGTACTAGTACCGATGACAAGGTCCGCGTTCGCGTTTCGACAGTTAGCCTTCCgttattgcttttcttcgcttgattgGGCACTGCGGGGGAGTAATTAGCGTCATTGAAAGATGTAATAGGGATGAATGGTAACCTTTAATGAAGATTTCCTTTTCAGAAAACATTATCTGCGCACCCATATCCAAGTGTTAGGCGAAAGCCTTGTTCGACACCAGCCAGCACAAGCCTCGCGCACCCATATACCGTCCTTCCGATGACGGTACAGAGCGCGTTAGGAAACTCCCATGGACGGTGGCGCCATATTTCCTTCTAGGGAACATTGTGAGAAACTCTACGACAGCAATGGTGCACGTCTTGTATACGATGGAGGGAGCTGCCTGCATGTATACCGCTTTCTTCATAGGCGATGTTTGAGGCATGCTTGATTCAATTAACttttaaagaaagaaatttcGGAATGCTAATGAGGGCCAAGAAGCTCCTCATCAAGATTTATTCAAGGCAGCCAGCGTAACGAAGGAACGTCCTTATAacgtacactgtaaacgaaaataaacccacctgggagtttttaagaggtgatgtgccctaaaacctcccctctcaaatatttactccgatgtatgggagcaaaacaccgccatcccctcgtttcactccgctggctagctgcgggagtattaaggcgacatgacgcgattttactccgcttaaaaatcttgttctcccgtgaaactccgacagggagttttaaaaaaaactcccatccgccgatacaggttggtcacgtggcgcttcccatgaggctgtgcgcctcgccagcgaccgggcgcgttcggcggagcgggcagtgctcatggctgacggtttgtttacgtctgtgaagtgtcgttccgcgacagcgtttcgtcaatttgtttcccgtatttccttccagaaagtgttattggcatgcctgaagctcactgtatctcagcatcaagtacattagctgtgatcgctttgctgacaacgatgattgcaagaaccacgttttcaagtgcggaaaaaggcttaggtatacctcgaagctgctcactggctcgtgatgtcggctcacgttctggctgtgttttcgtgcagcgtcaccctgtcttgtgttcttcagtacgtgaaatgcgacttctatgaccttttagtacatgctgacaacgtccagtgtagtgtttgaaaggaccgcgtagcaatggcaacaatagccactgttcgagcgacgacatccgtgctagtcgcgcatgaatggcgtaacccaagttcgttgcggtgctgtgttgccagtgagaaagaccggagtgcaagcaactgtttttatgtatctgtgaacggatatcctcgcccgaagaaaaacggtaggacataagtatgcgtactgaaaataaagcttcttattgagcgatgtgaatcgaattgttatcgcgcatatatgttttggtcacgtcgttgctacctatattgcattaacattacgctctatccgagacattgatttagacgcatgcctgctggctccgagtttagggattcactcgacagatcagcgatgtagctccttttcgcaaccgagacagattgctcggacgcagagcaagtagtgcggtgtataaaatgtatgactgcgcatttctcggtgttaattatgtcggctgctgcgggtcatgctcaaacgtaataatttcttgctacgctaccactatatcgcaaaaatttaattttgctatgcaacacatgcacttacatttttcttgcttactgtaactaacgcactactttttggccgcgaacgccggcagtgtgcgaagtcgcttcagcactcacagaatggcatgataattttgaaaaattacgccattaactttttctctctcactattttgaattaacagttttgtgttgcttaaggtattctgttaatttcagagagagagagatctcgtatgaacgagcatgtgagtcgtaattctgaaaacagcacagctgctccctaggcggtttcgaggcacacaatatcgtggctatatatactggcaccgttgcttcttgagtatcgcgtgtacgtgtgatgtctttcaaatttctgcattgggtgtttctgaaatgtttatgtatgtcatgatatatgtgctttcattgacttgttccgtcgaattcgacgcggtctcgtgtgcatatttcgaaatttgaccagcatcctctgcatgtaaacatgttcgcgcaaactcacgcgatggctctttttatactcccatagcacctcgaaagaactccgtcaatagcaaagcaaaaaataaagaaaagacagaaaaaaactcccataattccacgcgaaaattccgctcgtacggagtaaaaattctactccgatcatacggagcaaaaaaactccgaaccggggggtcgctataggacaagcagtatactcccacctcggagttatttccgttt from Dermacentor variabilis isolate Ectoservices unplaced genomic scaffold, ASM5094787v1 scaffold_17, whole genome shotgun sequence includes:
- the LOC142568125 gene encoding uncharacterized protein LOC142568125 isoform X1, coding for MATKIVLHAVLLCIVSSGPGISLPYPWSNEQELKEMCKKVVDRSATCDEVVARSETFKKNKGKYRPLLPRQTFGGAVLECVESTLSVADMYKVCDEAETFKKALQCYREVIMDFTPPEAVEVVEELVSVYENCMVSLFNSSMTTTTAPTGGSTKPK
- the LOC142568125 gene encoding uncharacterized protein LOC142568125 isoform X2, encoding MATKIVLHAVLLCIVSSGPGISLPYPWSNEQELKEMCKKVVDRSATCDEVVARSETFKKNKGKYRPLLPRQTFGGAVLECVESTLSVADMYKVCDEAETPPEAVEVVEELVSVYENCMVSLFNSSMTTTTAPTGGSTKPK